A single window of Nicotiana sylvestris chromosome 5, ASM39365v2, whole genome shotgun sequence DNA harbors:
- the LOC104221745 gene encoding probable methyltransferase PMT26 has protein sequence MALGKYSRVDGRKSSSYCSTVTIVVFVALCLVGVWMMTSSSVVPVQNSDVSSQGKTSDATTQVSESKESSNGGSESNNNAGDESNPTDEGKSKQFEDNPGDLPEDATKGDASVSQEENNSNSQQTESTTEVKQEEKSTEQNEETGDSKSETQSESGIDNSDGKKIEDKDSEAGEKNENKSVGEETEEGSDEKKSVENPGELNEKKDQEVDQGSDEKADGQKKDQSSNEVFPSGAQSDLLNETTTQNGAFSTQASESKNEKETQKSPESDKESRYTWKVCNSTAGPDYIPCLDNLEAIRSLRSTKHYEHRERHCPDNPPTCLVPLPEGYQRSVEWPTSREKIWYHNVPHTKLAEVKGHQNWVKVSGEYLTFPGGGTQFKHGALHYIDFIQQSIPDIAWGKRTRVILDVGCGVASFGGYLFDRDVLAMSLAPKDEHEAQVQFALERGIPAISAVMGTKRLPFPSRVFDVVHCARCRVPWHIEGGKLLLELNRLLRPGGLFVWSATPVYQKLPEDVEIWEAMKKLTKAMCWELISKTKDRVNAVGVAVYRKPMDNECYEQRSEDAPPLCQGSDDPNAAWNVPLQACLHKAPVATSERGSQWPESWPARLSKSPYWLLSSQVGVYGKPAPEDFTADYEHWKHVVKNSYINGMGINWSTVRNVMDMRAIYGGFAAALRDLNVWVMNIVSVDAPDTLPIIYERGLFGIYHDWCESFSTYPRSYDLLHADHLFSKIKTKCGLPAIVAEVDRILRPEGKLIVRDKVEAVTELESMFKSMHYEIRMTYSKDKEGLLCVQKTMWRPKEVETLTYALA, from the exons ATGGCATTAGGAAAGTACTCTAGAGTTGATGGTAGGAAGTCCTCGAGTTATTGCTCGACTGTGACTATAGTGGTATTTGTAGCTCTATGTTTAGTTGGGGTATGGATGATGACATCATCATCTGTTGTTCCAGTCCAAAATTCAGATGTGTCCTCACAGGGGAAAACTAGTGATGCGACAACACAAGTTAGCGAAAGTAAAGAGAGTTCTAATGGTGGCAGTGAGAGTAACAACAATGCTGGTGATGAGAGTAATCCAACTGATGAGGGAAAATCAAAACAATTTGAGGATAACCCAGGTGATTTACCTGAGGATGCGACAAAAGGGGATGCCTCAGTTAGTCAAGAAGAAAATAATTCTAATTCACAACAGACAGAATCAACAACAGAGGTGAAGCAGGAAGAAAAATCGACAGAACAGAATGAGGAGACTGGAGACTCTAAGTCAGAAACTCAATCTGAGAGTGGGATAGACAATTCAGATGGCAAAAAGATAGAGGATAAGGATTCTGAAGCCggagagaaaaatgaaaataaatctGTTGGAGAGGAGACAGAAGAGGGTTCTGATGAGAAAAAATCAGTAGAAAACCCAGGTGAACTGAATGAGAAAAAGGATCAGGAGGTAGACCAAGGTTCTGATGAGAAAGCTGATGGTCAGAAGAAGGATCAGTCGTCCaatgaggtatttccttcagggGCTCAGTCAGACCTTTTGAATGAAACTACAACTCAAAATGGAGCATTTTCAACTCAGGCATCAGAGTCGAAGAATGAAAAGGAAACACAGAAGTCTCCGGAATCAGATAAAGAAAGCAGGTACACTTGGAAAGTCTGCAATTCCACTGCTGGGCCAGATTATATCCCTTGCCTCGATAATTTGGAAGCAATTAGGAGCCTCAGAAGTACAAAACATTATGAACACCGAGAGAGACACTGTCCGGATAATCCTCCGACTTGTCTTGTTCCACTTCCTGAAGGATATCAACGTTCAGTTGAGTGGCCCACGAGTAGGGAAAAG ATATGGTACCACAATGTTCCCCATACAAAGCTTGCTGAAGTCAAAGGACATCAAAATTGGGTAAAAGTTAGTGGTGAATACCTTACCTTCCCTGGTGGGGGAACCCAGTTTAAGCATGGTGCTCTGCACTATATTGATTTCATACAGCAG TCTATTCCAGATATTGCCTGGGGCAAACGAACTCGGGTTATATTAGATGTTGGATGTGGGGTTGCCAGCTTTGGGGGTTATCTTTTCGATAGAGATGTTTTAGCCATGTCTCTCGCTCCGAAAGATGAACATGAAGCTCAGGTTCAGTTTGCTCTTGAGAGGGGTATTCCTGCTATATCCGCTGTCATGGGTACAAAGAGGCTTCCCTTTCCTAGTCGAGTCTTTGACGTTGTTCATTGTGCACGTTGCAGAGTGCCCTGGCATATTGAAG GGGGGAAGCTTCTCCTGGAGCTCAACCGTTTACTTCGACCTGGTGGACTTTTTGTGTGGTCTGCTACTCCTGTTTACCAAAAGCTTCCTGAAGATGTTGAGATCTGGGAAG CCATGAAGAAGTTGACAAAGGCAATGTGCTGGGAACTTATTTCAAAAACGAAGGATAGAGTTAATGCAGTAGGAGTCGCTGTATATCGCAAGCCTATGGACAACGAGTGCTATGAACAAAGATCAGAGGATGCTCCCCCGCTTTGTCAAGGATCTGATGATCCAAATGCAGCCTG GAACGTGCCTTTACAGGCTTGCTTGCATAAAGCTCCGGTAGCCACATCAGAACGTGGATCTCAATGGCCAGAATCATGGCCCGCCAGGTTGTCAAAATCACCTTACTGGTTATTGAGTTCCCAGGTTGGAGTATATGGGAAACCAGCTCCAGAAGATTTTACTGCAGATTATGAACACTGGAAACATGTGGTGAAGAATTCATATATTAATGGAATGGGGATAAACTGGTCTACTGTGCGGAATGTCATGGACATGCGTGCTATCTATGGAGG ATTTGCTGCTGCTTTAAGAGACTTGAATGTGTGGGTTATGAACATTGTCTCAGTAGATGCTCCAGATACACTACCAATTATTTATGAGAGAGGTCTTTTCGGAATTTACCATGACTGGTGTGAATCCTTCAGCACTTATCCCAGATCTTACGATCTTCTCCATGCCGACCATCTCTTCTCCAAGATTAAAACAAA ATGTGGTTTACCAGCAATAGTTGCAGAAGTTGACCGTATTTTGAGACCGGAAGGGAAGCTCATTGTCCGTGACAAAGTGGAAGCTGTAACCGAATTAGAAAGCATGTTCAAGTCTATGCATTATGAAATCCGTATGACCTATTCAAAGGACAAGGAAGGATTGTTGTGTGTCCAGAAAACAATGTGGCGGCCAAAGGAAGTTGAGACACTAACTTATGCCCTTGCTTAG